In one window of Chryseobacterium sp. JV274 DNA:
- a CDS encoding rhamnogalacturonan lyase — protein sequence MNIKYNFIVVIILFSHLFSAQRQMEYLKRGIVAVPSESGVFVSWRLLGTEPQNIQFDLYRIEKSKSKKLNEKPLLNETSFLDTTVDKTKNYTYFVRSNTQNQEIDQDSAKYAANQKPYFSIPLKTPAGYTPNDASVADLDGDGEYEIILHQAGQSRDNSQKGFTDEPIIQAYKLNGKLLWEINLGKNIREGAHYTQFLVYDLDQDGKAEVVMKTADGSRDGKGRFIGDPAKNYRNENGFILSGPEYLTVFNGETGEEINTVHYEVPRFAGSLNPTPEQMTETWGDAKGNRIDRFLGAVAYLDGKRPSIIMSRGYYTRTTIAAWDYKDKKLSLRWLFDTESSEENKKYRGQGNHNLSIADVDNDGKDEIIFGAMTVDDNGKVLNSTGFGHGDALHVGDLDPSSPGLEIFDIQERFDDAGAHFRTGATGKVLWKLPSLIYSKQGKFQGPGRGLSLNIDPRYQGSESWAAGAGVKGIYDTKGRKISDKNPACNMGIYWDGDFLSEILDGTSVSKWGWKKEKSNLIFDAKDFQCESNNGTKKNPSLVADLFGDWREELIYRTSDNQELRIFSSTIPTKHRLYTMMHNPQYRLSIVWQNVGYNQPPHTDYYLDESVSKVPSPNIYTVKP from the coding sequence ATGAATATAAAATATAACTTTATTGTAGTGATCATTCTTTTTTCACATCTCTTTTCAGCGCAAAGGCAAATGGAGTATTTAAAAAGAGGAATTGTTGCAGTACCTTCAGAATCGGGGGTTTTTGTAAGTTGGCGTTTACTGGGTACAGAACCTCAGAATATTCAGTTTGATTTATATCGTATTGAAAAGAGCAAAAGCAAAAAACTGAACGAAAAACCATTGCTTAATGAAACCAGTTTTTTAGATACAACGGTGGATAAAACAAAGAATTACACTTATTTCGTAAGATCCAATACCCAGAATCAGGAGATTGATCAGGATTCTGCGAAATATGCTGCTAATCAAAAACCCTATTTTTCAATTCCTTTAAAAACTCCGGCCGGATATACGCCAAATGATGCTTCTGTGGCCGATCTGGACGGAGATGGTGAGTATGAAATTATCCTTCATCAGGCAGGGCAATCCAGAGACAACAGTCAGAAAGGTTTTACAGATGAGCCCATTATTCAGGCTTATAAATTGAACGGAAAGTTGTTGTGGGAAATTAACTTGGGAAAAAATATCAGGGAAGGGGCGCATTACACCCAGTTTTTAGTGTACGATTTAGACCAGGACGGCAAAGCAGAAGTCGTCATGAAGACGGCAGATGGAAGCAGGGATGGTAAAGGAAGATTCATCGGAGACCCTGCAAAAAATTATCGCAATGAGAACGGATTTATTCTTTCCGGACCTGAATATTTGACTGTTTTTAATGGTGAAACAGGTGAGGAGATTAATACAGTTCATTATGAAGTTCCCAGATTTGCAGGCAGTTTAAATCCAACTCCTGAACAAATGACCGAGACTTGGGGCGATGCAAAAGGAAACCGTATTGACCGGTTTTTGGGTGCAGTTGCTTATCTGGACGGCAAAAGGCCCAGCATCATTATGTCGAGAGGTTATTATACCCGAACGACGATCGCAGCCTGGGATTATAAAGATAAAAAGCTCAGTTTGAGATGGCTGTTCGATACGGAAAGTTCGGAAGAAAATAAAAAATACCGGGGTCAGGGAAATCATAACCTGAGCATTGCCGACGTTGATAATGATGGAAAAGATGAAATTATCTTTGGTGCAATGACGGTTGATGATAATGGAAAAGTCTTGAACAGCACGGGCTTTGGCCACGGTGATGCGTTGCACGTGGGTGATCTGGATCCTTCTTCTCCCGGATTGGAAATTTTCGATATTCAGGAAAGATTTGATGATGCGGGCGCCCATTTCAGAACCGGCGCAACAGGTAAAGTTTTATGGAAATTACCTTCTTTGATTTATAGTAAACAGGGCAAATTTCAGGGACCGGGAAGAGGACTGTCTTTAAATATCGATCCCCGTTATCAAGGTTCAGAATCTTGGGCGGCGGGAGCTGGTGTAAAAGGCATTTACGATACTAAAGGAAGAAAAATAAGTGATAAAAATCCTGCCTGTAATATGGGAATTTATTGGGATGGAGATTTTTTAAGCGAAATTTTAGACGGAACTTCTGTATCAAAATGGGGCTGGAAGAAAGAAAAGTCCAATCTAATTTTTGATGCTAAAGATTTTCAGTGCGAATCCAACAACGGGACCAAGAAAAATCCTTCTCTGGTTGCTGATTTATTTGGAGACTGGCGGGAAGAATTGATTTACAGAACTTCAGATAACCAGGAGCTCCGGATTTTCAGCTCTACCATTCCTACGAAGCACCGTTTGTATACGATGATGCATAATCCGCAATATCGGTTGAGCATTGTTTGGCAAAATGTAGGCTACAACCAGCCTCCCCATACTGATTATTATTTGGATGAATCTGTTTCAAAAGTTCCTTCGCCAAATATTTATACGGTTAAACCTTAA
- a CDS encoding glycosyl hydrolase yields MNIQSIVKASLFCFAFGNLPAQNPWPKTTEMAKPWTRWWWMGNAVNEKGLDKELIMLHKAGFGGVEIVPIYGAKGFENQYINYLSPEWMKMLQFTTDKAKSLNMGVDMSVGTGWPIGGPQVGEEDAATKMIVQTYTISSGEKFSEKIILKDQKQKDLKTIKLDIVTAYNEKNEAVVLTDKITNDGSLNWKPDFGKWIMYAVFTGKTLQKVKRAAPGGEGYTLDHFSPEATKDYLKTFDKAFGNSNYGIHSFFNDSYEVYNADWTPDFKNEFKNKRGYDLSPYIKYLVSNEENEITGRIKSDYRETLSELILSNFTKDFTNWARSKNSKNTNQAHGSPGNLLDLYAAVDIPESETFGSTAFDIPGLRRDSADVQKSDKPDINMLKFASSAANVTGKQLISNETFTWLTEHFKTSWSQAKPEVEQVFLSGINHVFYHGTTYTPADVPFPGWLFYASVNFVPENSLWPHLMGLNSYVARTQSVLQSGKPDNELLMYWPIYDQWANPKGKDIAFKVHNVEKWLQPTPMYENLTKLSKMGYALDMVSDKMIGEAKSENQKIQTAKEGSSYQVLIIPESTYLPETTLHNILKLAQNGASVIFQNKPKDIPGNLEVEKRRAELKSLWAQIQFQNQGENINIASFGKGKIVLSSDIEKGLEYLKIQREKLTETGLKFVRRQFDGGKYYFIVNHTAKDIDQFLPFNYTGKQAVIMNPENGGFGVAETHNNSVRIQLKSGQSLILKNSETVDHSIAKWNYTEKTGSPISLNQAWKLTFKEGGPELPKSRTLKNLEPWTNFSEDPATQSFSGTGVYTTTLNLKNKKADDYLLKFDQLYESAKIIVNGQEAGIVWSIPFEINIGKYLKKGKNTIQIEVCNLMANRIRYMDQNKIQWRNYHEINFVNINYKAFDASGWKVQPSGLEGQIQLFPLYYSK; encoded by the coding sequence ATGAATATTCAATCTATAGTAAAGGCGAGCCTATTTTGTTTTGCGTTCGGGAATCTTCCCGCACAAAATCCGTGGCCAAAAACCACTGAAATGGCAAAGCCGTGGACACGATGGTGGTGGATGGGAAATGCTGTCAATGAAAAAGGATTGGATAAAGAACTGATAATGCTTCATAAAGCAGGTTTCGGAGGTGTAGAAATCGTTCCCATTTATGGTGCAAAAGGCTTTGAAAATCAATACATCAATTATCTTTCTCCGGAGTGGATGAAAATGCTTCAATTCACTACAGACAAGGCAAAAAGTTTGAACATGGGAGTTGATATGTCCGTTGGAACAGGCTGGCCAATCGGCGGGCCGCAGGTTGGTGAAGAAGATGCTGCCACAAAAATGATTGTCCAGACATATACGATTTCATCAGGTGAAAAGTTTTCTGAGAAAATCATTCTGAAAGATCAAAAACAAAAGGATTTAAAAACAATAAAGTTAGATATTGTAACGGCTTACAATGAAAAAAATGAAGCAGTTGTTTTAACCGATAAAATAACAAACGACGGCTCTCTCAATTGGAAACCGGATTTCGGGAAGTGGATAATGTATGCTGTTTTTACAGGTAAAACCTTACAAAAAGTAAAACGTGCAGCTCCGGGTGGTGAAGGTTATACCTTAGACCATTTCTCACCTGAGGCAACAAAAGATTATCTTAAAACTTTCGATAAAGCTTTTGGAAACTCAAACTACGGAATCCATTCTTTTTTCAATGACAGTTATGAGGTTTATAATGCCGACTGGACCCCTGATTTTAAAAATGAATTTAAAAATAAGAGAGGATATGACCTGAGTCCATACATCAAATATCTTGTCAGTAACGAAGAAAATGAGATAACAGGTAGAATTAAATCTGATTATAGGGAAACCCTGAGCGAATTGATTTTGAGCAATTTTACTAAGGATTTTACGAACTGGGCTCGTTCCAAAAACTCAAAAAATACCAATCAGGCTCATGGCTCACCTGGAAATTTACTGGATTTGTATGCTGCAGTCGATATTCCGGAGTCTGAAACTTTCGGAAGTACAGCTTTTGATATTCCGGGGCTGAGGAGAGACAGTGCAGATGTGCAAAAATCTGATAAACCAGATATTAATATGCTGAAATTTGCTTCATCGGCTGCTAATGTTACGGGTAAACAGTTAATTTCAAATGAAACTTTTACCTGGCTTACAGAGCATTTTAAAACCTCCTGGTCGCAGGCAAAACCCGAAGTGGAGCAGGTTTTTTTATCGGGAATCAATCACGTCTTTTATCACGGCACAACGTATACACCGGCCGATGTTCCTTTTCCGGGATGGCTGTTTTATGCTTCGGTTAATTTTGTTCCGGAAAATAGCTTGTGGCCCCATTTAATGGGATTAAATTCTTATGTAGCACGTACTCAAAGTGTTTTGCAGAGCGGGAAACCTGATAATGAATTGTTGATGTACTGGCCAATTTATGACCAATGGGCCAATCCGAAAGGGAAGGATATAGCATTTAAAGTTCATAACGTGGAAAAATGGCTGCAGCCAACTCCGATGTATGAAAATCTAACGAAACTAAGTAAAATGGGCTATGCTCTTGATATGGTTTCTGACAAGATGATTGGCGAAGCTAAATCGGAAAACCAGAAAATTCAGACTGCAAAAGAAGGATCTTCTTACCAGGTTTTAATCATTCCTGAATCAACTTATTTACCGGAAACTACGTTACATAATATTCTCAAATTAGCTCAAAATGGCGCCTCGGTTATTTTTCAAAATAAGCCAAAAGATATTCCCGGAAATTTGGAAGTTGAAAAAAGAAGAGCAGAACTAAAATCATTGTGGGCTCAGATCCAGTTTCAGAATCAGGGTGAAAATATAAACATTGCAAGCTTCGGAAAAGGAAAAATTGTTCTAAGTTCTGATATTGAAAAAGGCCTGGAATATTTAAAAATACAAAGAGAAAAATTAACGGAAACAGGATTGAAGTTTGTGAGAAGGCAGTTTGACGGAGGAAAATACTATTTCATTGTTAACCATACTGCAAAGGATATTGATCAGTTTCTTCCTTTTAACTATACAGGAAAACAAGCCGTCATCATGAATCCTGAAAACGGAGGTTTCGGAGTTGCGGAAACCCATAACAATTCCGTGAGAATTCAACTTAAATCAGGACAGTCTTTAATTTTAAAAAACAGTGAAACTGTCGATCATTCCATTGCAAAATGGAATTATACTGAAAAGACAGGTTCTCCTATCAGTTTAAATCAAGCATGGAAGCTGACTTTCAAAGAAGGCGGCCCCGAACTTCCAAAATCAAGGACTCTAAAAAATCTGGAACCCTGGACAAACTTTTCAGAAGATCCTGCAACACAGAGTTTTTCAGGAACCGGCGTTTATACAACCACATTAAATTTGAAGAATAAAAAAGCAGACGATTATCTTTTAAAATTCGATCAGCTATATGAAAGTGCAAAAATAATTGTTAACGGTCAGGAAGCGGGGATTGTCTGGAGTATTCCTTTTGAAATCAACATCGGGAAATATCTGAAAAAAGGGAAAAACACTATTCAGATTGAAGTTTGCAATTTGATGGCGAATAGAATACGTTATATGGATCAGAATAAAATTCAATGGCGTAATTATCACGAAATCAACTTTGTAAATATTAATTATAAAGCTTTTGATGCATCCGGTTGGAAAGTTCAGCCTTCCGGATTGGAAGGGCAAATTCAGCTATTTCCATTATATTATTCGAAATAG
- a CDS encoding glycoside hydrolase family 88 protein, producing the protein MKKVLMRVTFSALMFGVLYSCSVQKQTAEKNINLPDKKEVLDVSRRANQYFMNKWPDAGKEIVGKKVWPSNLWTRAVYYEGLMALYKIDPKKEYYDYAVDWSQKHNWDMMRDTYTRNADNQACGQTYLDLYEMDGKKNPERIKFVKASMDSMIASKKSDDWWWIDALQMGMPIFTKLGRITGEQKYFDKNYEMYAFTKYKHGGNGLYNPKDKLWWRDKSFVPPYTEPNGEDCYWSRGNGWVVAALARTLDDTPESDPHYQEYLQDYKDLLSALLSIQREDGFWNASLHDPGNFGGKEMTGTALFVYGMAYGINKGLIDKKTYLPVVVKAWSAIVKDSVQPNGFLGWVQGTGKEPKDGQPLAIDKQPDFEDYGLGCLLLAASEVYQLK; encoded by the coding sequence ATGAAGAAAGTACTAATGAGAGTCACTTTTTCTGCGTTGATGTTCGGAGTTTTATATTCCTGCTCAGTTCAGAAACAAACGGCGGAAAAGAACATTAATCTTCCGGATAAAAAAGAAGTTTTGGACGTTTCACGAAGGGCAAATCAATATTTCATGAACAAATGGCCGGATGCGGGAAAGGAAATTGTCGGAAAAAAAGTCTGGCCAAGCAATCTGTGGACGAGGGCCGTTTACTATGAAGGACTGATGGCTCTGTATAAAATAGACCCTAAAAAAGAGTATTACGATTACGCTGTCGATTGGTCTCAAAAACACAACTGGGATATGATGCGTGATACCTACACCCGTAATGCGGATAATCAGGCTTGCGGACAAACGTATCTGGATCTTTATGAAATGGATGGCAAAAAAAATCCGGAGAGAATAAAATTTGTGAAAGCCTCTATGGACAGTATGATTGCCTCTAAAAAATCAGATGACTGGTGGTGGATTGATGCGCTTCAAATGGGAATGCCGATTTTTACAAAGCTGGGCAGAATTACAGGCGAACAAAAATATTTTGATAAAAATTATGAGATGTATGCCTTTACGAAATATAAGCATGGAGGAAATGGTTTATACAACCCAAAAGACAAACTTTGGTGGCGGGATAAAAGCTTCGTTCCCCCTTACACAGAACCCAACGGTGAAGATTGCTACTGGAGCCGCGGAAACGGCTGGGTAGTTGCAGCTCTGGCCCGGACGCTGGATGATACCCCGGAATCTGACCCGCATTATCAGGAATATTTACAGGATTACAAAGACCTGTTATCAGCTTTGTTATCTATTCAGAGGGAAGATGGCTTTTGGAATGCAAGCCTGCATGATCCTGGCAATTTCGGAGGTAAAGAAATGACGGGCACAGCTCTGTTTGTGTATGGAATGGCATATGGAATTAATAAAGGATTGATTGATAAAAAGACATATTTACCAGTTGTTGTAAAAGCCTGGAGTGCGATTGTAAAAGATTCTGTTCAGCCGAATGGATTTTTGGGCTGGGTTCAGGGAACAGGAAAAGAACCTAAAGACGGTCAGCCGCTTGCTATTGACAAACAGCCTGATTTTGAAGATTATGGTTTAGGCTGTCTGTTACTTGCTGCCAGTGAAGTGTATCAATTAAAATAA
- a CDS encoding glycoside hydrolase family 28 protein → MKSQNTSSFLLYLLIFLLFSSGIKSQDKFPDGSIIPKWFKENKPTDINKLGEKYILTDHGVKNDSTVLQTKQVQAVIDLAAKNGGGVIIVPKGTFLISSVFFKQGTHLHLENGAKLKGSDDISDFPVVETRMEGQTVKYFPALINADGLNGFTISGKGTLDGNGLHFWKAFWKRRQWNPKCTNMDEMRPRIIYISNSKNVQVEGITVKNSPFWSTHYYKSEFVKLLNLTILAPKEPVKAPSTDAVDIDACTNFLIKNCYMSVNDDAIALKGGKGPKADKTPENGENRNIIIEDNSFGFCHSVLTCGSESIHNYNVILRNSKVKDASRLLHLKMRPDTPQHYEYITVENITGNVKTFLYVKGWNQFFDLKGEERPKKSLANHILIKNIDISCETAFDVEKSDLYDLTDFTLENLKIKALKPKEENLDAIKNLKKNKVNVSRVASLGQSYDKKDDSDIAAK, encoded by the coding sequence ATGAAATCTCAAAATACATCAAGCTTTTTACTATATCTGTTGATATTCTTATTGTTTTCATCGGGGATAAAGAGCCAGGATAAATTTCCCGACGGCAGTATAATTCCAAAATGGTTTAAAGAAAATAAGCCTACAGATATCAATAAATTAGGTGAAAAATATATTCTTACCGATCATGGAGTGAAAAACGACAGTACGGTTCTTCAGACAAAACAGGTTCAGGCGGTCATTGATCTTGCAGCTAAAAATGGCGGCGGTGTAATTATTGTACCCAAAGGAACATTCCTGATCAGTTCTGTATTCTTCAAACAGGGAACACATTTGCATCTGGAGAACGGTGCGAAATTAAAAGGAAGCGATGATATCAGTGATTTTCCGGTTGTGGAAACAAGAATGGAAGGACAGACTGTAAAATATTTTCCTGCATTAATCAACGCAGATGGATTGAATGGTTTTACCATTTCAGGAAAAGGAACGCTTGACGGAAATGGATTGCACTTTTGGAAAGCATTCTGGAAAAGACGCCAGTGGAACCCTAAGTGTACCAATATGGACGAAATGAGACCAAGAATCATCTATATTTCAAATTCTAAAAACGTTCAGGTTGAAGGAATTACCGTAAAAAATTCCCCTTTCTGGAGTACTCATTATTATAAAAGTGAATTTGTAAAATTGTTAAACCTGACAATTCTTGCACCAAAAGAGCCGGTAAAAGCCCCAAGTACAGATGCTGTTGATATTGATGCCTGCACGAATTTCCTGATTAAAAACTGCTATATGTCGGTGAACGACGACGCCATCGCATTAAAAGGCGGAAAAGGCCCGAAAGCAGATAAAACTCCTGAAAATGGTGAAAACAGAAATATCATCATAGAAGATAACAGCTTTGGGTTTTGTCACAGTGTTCTCACTTGCGGCAGCGAATCTATCCATAATTATAATGTGATTCTGCGCAACTCAAAAGTGAAAGATGCTTCGAGGCTGCTGCACCTTAAAATGAGACCAGATACTCCTCAGCATTATGAATACATTACAGTTGAAAATATCACGGGCAATGTTAAAACTTTCTTGTATGTAAAAGGCTGGAACCAGTTTTTCGATTTGAAAGGAGAGGAAAGGCCTAAAAAATCTTTAGCGAATCATATTTTGATCAAAAATATTGACATCAGTTGTGAAACGGCATTCGATGTTGAAAAATCAGACTTGTATGATTTGACAGATTTCACGTTGGAAAATCTAAAAATAAAAGCGTTAAAACCTAAAGAGGAAAATTTGGATGCTATTAAAAATTTGAAAAAAAATAAAGTAAATGTTTCCCGGGTTGCTTCTTTAGGTCAATCTTACGACAAAAAAGACGATTCCGACATTGCCGCAAAATGA
- a CDS encoding rhamnogalacturonan acetylesterase, translating to MKNWIGIIVIFICSSMFSQQTNFKFDFGGSRTQDGFISITEHSEFNRKVGYGFMDISGLKSIDRGGNALTGDYITSDKPFYFSVIIPEGNYDIKLNLGDSKGTSQTTVRVENRRLMLDDVKTKEGEMVEKLITVHIKDSILRNQDGVEIGIVKLKPRERRYLHWDNVLTIEFNDKAPKVCAITIQPNKTAKTIYLTGDSTVVDAQYEPWASWGQMLPCFFVPEEVVIANYAESGETLKAFEDRHRIDKIWNKIQPGDYLFIQFGHNDQKYGNSTKSGYKKRLQEWINKAKQLGAIPVLVTSMNRRVFDKNNKIVNTLDDFPDAMREIAKEENIYLIDLNAMSKTLFEALGPENSKKAFVYYPANSYPNQPDALADDTHFNTYGAYELAKCVVKSIVDQKLPLAKFISKKYKGFDLNKPDPFENFHWPESVFMESLKPDGN from the coding sequence ATGAAAAATTGGATTGGAATTATAGTCATTTTTATTTGTTCATCAATGTTTTCCCAACAAACCAATTTCAAATTTGATTTTGGTGGAAGCAGAACTCAGGATGGTTTTATTTCCATCACAGAACACTCTGAATTCAACAGGAAAGTGGGCTACGGATTCATGGATATTTCCGGCTTAAAATCAATCGACAGAGGAGGAAATGCTTTGACAGGAGATTATATTACGAGCGATAAACCTTTCTATTTTTCGGTGATAATTCCGGAAGGAAATTATGATATTAAGTTAAATTTAGGCGATTCTAAAGGAACTTCCCAAACAACAGTTCGTGTAGAAAATCGCCGTCTGATGTTGGATGATGTAAAAACAAAAGAAGGTGAAATGGTTGAAAAACTGATTACCGTTCATATTAAAGATAGCATTCTCCGTAATCAGGATGGAGTTGAAATTGGGATTGTAAAATTAAAGCCAAGAGAAAGAAGATACTTACATTGGGACAATGTACTGACGATTGAATTTAACGATAAAGCTCCAAAAGTTTGTGCAATAACCATTCAGCCCAACAAAACGGCGAAAACAATTTACCTGACAGGGGATTCCACGGTTGTAGATGCACAGTATGAACCTTGGGCCTCCTGGGGGCAAATGTTGCCCTGTTTTTTTGTTCCCGAAGAAGTTGTTATTGCCAATTACGCCGAAAGCGGGGAAACTTTGAAAGCCTTTGAAGACCGCCACCGAATTGATAAAATATGGAACAAGATTCAACCCGGGGATTATCTATTTATCCAGTTTGGGCATAATGACCAGAAGTATGGGAACAGCACAAAATCTGGTTATAAAAAAAGATTACAGGAATGGATTAATAAAGCAAAACAATTGGGAGCGATTCCGGTTTTAGTTACATCAATGAATCGAAGAGTTTTTGATAAAAATAATAAGATTGTCAATACCCTGGATGATTTTCCTGATGCCATGCGGGAAATTGCGAAAGAAGAAAATATATATTTAATCGACCTGAATGCAATGAGTAAAACGCTGTTTGAAGCGTTGGGACCGGAAAATTCTAAAAAAGCATTTGTTTATTATCCTGCAAATTCTTATCCCAATCAGCCGGATGCTTTGGCGGATGACACTCACTTTAATACGTATGGTGCTTATGAACTGGCAAAATGTGTGGTAAAAAGTATTGTCGATCAGAAGCTGCCTTTGGCTAAGTTTATTTCTAAAAAATATAAAGGTTTTGATTTAAATAAGCCTGATCCTTTCGAAAATTTCCATTGGCCGGAAAGTGTCTTTATGGAATCTTTAAAACCGGATGGAAACTAA
- the rhaT gene encoding L-rhamnose/proton symporter RhaT: protein MNALLGVFFHFLGGFSSGSFYLPYKKVKGWSWETYWLIGGAFSWIIVPPLAAFLTIPGFWEIIQNERSSILGLTFLFGALWGIGGFTYGLGVRYLGVALGSSIILGLCMVFGSLVPSIYYEFSPQTGKDNIGLLFSSRWGQFVLLGLLVCVIGIIISGKAGMMKEKELQTDSIDPHGVEVKTEYKFGLGLIVSIISGVLSACFNFGLEAGKPMAIAANEAWKIAHPDQGEFLFQNNVTYVVVLWGGMAVNLIGCLYLAVKNKSYTDYTKRNVPVVRNLIFCALAGTMWFLQFFFYGMGESKMGNGASSWILHMAFIIFIANLWGIIIKEWKGVSKKTIITISVGMIVMFISILIVGYGNSLR from the coding sequence ATGAATGCATTATTAGGAGTTTTTTTTCACTTCTTAGGAGGTTTTTCTTCAGGGAGCTTTTACTTACCCTATAAAAAAGTAAAAGGCTGGTCCTGGGAAACCTACTGGTTAATAGGAGGAGCTTTTTCCTGGATCATTGTTCCGCCGCTTGCGGCATTTCTTACCATTCCTGGTTTTTGGGAAATCATTCAGAATGAAAGGTCTTCCATATTGGGACTGACATTTTTGTTTGGGGCTTTGTGGGGAATTGGTGGTTTTACTTATGGTTTGGGCGTTAGATATCTGGGCGTAGCGCTCGGAAGCAGCATTATTTTGGGGCTTTGTATGGTATTTGGCTCGCTCGTTCCTTCTATTTATTATGAATTTTCTCCGCAAACAGGAAAAGACAATATCGGTTTGCTGTTTTCCAGCCGATGGGGACAGTTTGTTTTACTGGGACTTCTGGTTTGTGTTATCGGAATTATCATCAGCGGAAAAGCAGGAATGATGAAAGAAAAAGAATTACAAACCGATTCAATAGATCCTCACGGGGTAGAAGTAAAAACGGAATATAAATTCGGACTGGGATTAATTGTTTCGATCATATCCGGGGTTTTAAGCGCATGCTTCAACTTCGGGCTTGAAGCCGGAAAACCAATGGCAATTGCAGCCAATGAAGCCTGGAAAATAGCTCATCCGGATCAGGGAGAATTCCTATTTCAAAATAATGTAACCTACGTTGTTGTACTTTGGGGCGGTATGGCAGTCAATCTGATTGGGTGTTTGTATTTAGCCGTTAAAAATAAATCCTATACTGATTATACTAAAAGAAACGTACCGGTTGTACGCAACCTGATTTTCTGTGCACTTGCCGGAACCATGTGGTTTTTACAGTTCTTCTTTTACGGTATGGGCGAAAGTAAAATGGGAAATGGTGCCAGCTCATGGATTTTGCACATGGCCTTTATCATTTTCATTGCTAATTTATGGGGTATTATTATCAAAGAATGGAAAGGAGTTTCCAAAAAAACGATTATAACCATTTCTGTCGGAATGATCGTAATGTTTATCTCTATTTTGATTGTAGGATACGGAAACTCTTTACGATAA